The nucleotide window GAATGCTAGGTTTGAACTCGTATCCTTCAAGATATTTTTTCCAGAAAGTAGACACATCCTGGTTCCTCAGATGATTTAACATCCATTGTGAATAATCCTTAAATTGGATTTCGTTAGATTTTCCAGGAAGCGAAGGCATATCCGAGTCGGCATCATATAGATGCATAAAATCCTTTGTCAGGAGTTCCAGTGACCAGCCGTCTAAAATGGTGTGATGCGAGCAGAAAGCAATAACCGGTTGTCCGCCCTTCACATGAATTATCATAAACTTGATCAATAAGTCATGCTCCAGATCGAATTCAGTATTGACAAAATTATTCAGCTCCCTTTGTACCTCACTTTGTTCCAGAGTAACTGACGAATACTCCGGGGAAACCACTTCTTCATCGGCGAAATGCATAAATGTGGTCCCATTTCTTTCCAAAAAATTCGTTCTTAATATTTCATGCCTTTTTACCAGGGAGTCGAAAGTCTTCGCAATTCTGTTCATGGAAAGTGCTCCATCTACATAAAATGCTGCAGCTAAATTATATGCAATAGACATGTCTGAGCTTTGAGAGGCCAGCCATATTTCATATTGTGCAGGAGTAAGCGGATAATAAGTGAAGTCATCTGCTATTGGTATTTGAGATGTGCTGTTTGATGACAGATTTTCCTCAATTCTTTTGACTATTTGCGCTATCGTAGGATATTTAAATACCTCGCCCAATTCAAGCGAAACAGACAGGTTCTTATTGATCAGATGAATGAGCTTCACTGCATTAAGTGAGTGGCCACCCAATTGAAAGAAATTGACATCAAGGCTCATGGAATGATCTGTTCCTAGCACTTCTTTCCAATACTGTTGAATAGTCAAATCTAACGGAGTAGTTGGGGCAAGATAGGTTGCTTCTTTAGGGGCATTAACCAGGGGAATTTTTGAAAGGCTTACTCGATCAATTTTGTTATTGTGCGTTTGAGGAAATGCTTCAACTTGTTTGATCACGGATGGGACCATGTAATCGGGTAATTCCCTTTGTAATGATCGTTTGATATCAACAGGGTCACAGGTATCATTGCTTATGACATATGCTACAAGGACAGTTTCCGAGTTGCCATCTTTTGATGCTACCACTATCGCTTGAGAAATTTCAGAGATAGCAACTAGTTTGGTTTCAATTTCGGCAGATTCAATCCGATAGCCTCGAATCTTAATTTGTCCATCCTGGCGGCCCAGGAATTCTACCGAACCATCTATTCTCCATCTGGCGATATCCCCCGTATCGTAAAGCGTACTCCCTTTCTTAAATGGATTGGAAATGAACTTACTTTTTGTAAGTCTTTCGTTATTGAAATAACCATCGGAAATCCCGTCCCCACCGATATATAAATTACCCCAGGTAGTAACAGGAGCTTGAGTTTGATAACTATCTAAGATGTAAAACTGTGTGTTTGCGATGGGTTTACCAATGATCAACGATTGGTCAGCGAATGAGACGCGGTGCACACTAGACCAAATCGTGGTTTCGGTAGGCCCATACATGTTCCATAGCTTGCTGCAGATAGGAATCAATACATGGGCTAGTTCCTTACTGAGTCGGTCGCCGCCACATAAGATGGTGAGGCCAGAATCTCCTTTCCATCCGGCATTGATCAAAAATTGAAAAAAGCTAGGTGTCCCTTGAATGACAGAAGGCTTGACTGCTTCCAGCGTGCCAATCAGCTTTTTGGGATCATTGAGCTCGCTTTTGGAGGCTATATAGACAGTGCCACCAGCAATTAATGGCAGGAAGAATTCTAAAATGGAAATGTCAAAAGAGTAGGTGCTGACTGCAAAAAGAACATCGGTCTGATCAAAACCAGGTCTTTCTTTCATGCTCAACAAGAGGTTCACTAAAGCGCCATGTGAGATTTTGACTCCCTTAGGCCTTCCCGTTGAGCCAGAAGTGTATATGATATAAGCAATATCAGACCGTTCTATCTTGAAAATAACTTCTTCTGAATGTTGTTGGCTTTGTCGCAATAACCGTTTAACGGGCATCTGGGACACTCCAGGAGCGTCTAATTTCGCGCTTTCGGTAACGATAAGGTAGTCGAGTAGGCTTTCCTCCAGGACCGCCCTGACCCGCAATTCCGGCATGTTTGTATCAATAGGGATGTAACTCATCCCTGCTTTGAAGATGCCCAGAATAATGGCAAGTGTGGCCGAATCTCTTTCTAATAGAAGACCAACATAGGGTTGATTGATGTTACCGTTGGACTTCTCAATAGTCAGGAAATTTGCGATTTGATTTGAAATCCTTTCAAGCTCTAAAAATGCTAGTGATCTCTCAGAATCCCGAACGGCGCTGTTAGCAGGTAGGTCTTTTGCATTTCCTTTGATCAGATCAAGAAGTGTAATGCGGTCTGGAAATTTCTGGTCTGTTTTATTCGATTCATCAAAGATTTTCTGTTCTTCTTTTGTGATGTAGATCACATCTTTTGCAGGTCGGCCAGGGGCTTCAATGACACCATGAAGTATTTTTTCAAAATGTCCTGCAAGAAAATGGATATCATCGGGTGTGAAAAATGATGTGTTGTAATCAAAATCGATTCTAACATCTTTCTCGTCATCAAATTCACGAATATAGATGGCCAGTGCTACTCTTTCTGATCCGTGAGATAAAGGCATAACGGTTGTACGGGTCTCAGTGAATTGACTGGCGTAATTATGTTTTTCGTAAGACAAAGTGATATTAAATAGTCTTTGTCTATCTTCCAGACAATTCAATTCTTGAAGGAGTCTCCCGAGCGGAAATCGTTGATACCTATAATCGATTCTTAACTGGTCCTTTATTCTTACGGCTAATTCGGGGATACTCTCTTCGAAATCAAGCTTCATTCGGAGCGGGGTGATCCCCATGAACAATCCAACAGTTTTTTTGAATATTGCTTTGTTTCGATTCAGAGTAGGTAAGCCGATTGAAATATCTTCTTTGCCATACCTTCTGCCTAGATAGGTAAACAATACTGATAGCATCAGATGAAAAGAGGAGATGCGCCATTCCTTGGCTAGTTCTCCAATGCGATTAAATTGATTTCTCTCCACATAGAGTTCTTTTCTTGTACTAGCCGCATGCGTTTCGGTCGCATTGGTTTTCTCTAGTAAGCTTTCAGGAAGGGGATCAAATCTTTTTACCCAATAGTCCTTATCTGATCTGTAATTGTTTGAATCTTCATAAGACTTGTCATCAGCGATGAAATCCTTGTAACTAAAAGGGTATTTGCTGACGACCCGTTTATGTTCAAGCAACTCATTATAGTTACTTACAAGTCGCTGAAACATCAATGAAGTTCCCCAGCCATCAGTAATGATGTGATTGTAGACCGAAAAAAGATAATGCAACTGTTTGCCTATCTTAATAAGTATAAACTTGTGCAACAGTTTGCCCGATAAAATATCCATTGGCAAGCTAAACTCCGATTGCATGAATTGGTGAGCAGATTGTTCAGGATCCTCGAATGTTGAAAAGTCAAGCAATTTTAGCTCACTCATGTGATCGATGAGGATGCCACTTTGTATTCGATGATTTTTGCGATTGAATACCATTCTAAAAGCATCGTTTTGATCGAGCATCTCTACATAGGCGCTCTGTAAAGTGCTGGTATTCAGGACTCCTTTTATCTCAATTTTTGCTCCTATGTTGTGAGTAGGTTCACCAGGGTAGAGGATTTGTTCATAAAATATATCCTGCTGTGGCAAGGTGAGAGTTAGCTCCATTATTATTTAGTTATTCGTGAAATAAAACGATAAGTTATTTTTAGATCGTTGTAAACCTAACAAGAATCACAAAGGATTTGTAGATTTGATTAGTTTTAGAGCTAATTCAATTATATATGTGCGAATTATCGAAGCACATTAAATACAATTACAATCCAAATGACTATAGATAAGGTTGAAAATTTAAGTGAGACGGACTTTATTGATTCATACCTGGCATCAAATAAACCAGTAATTGTTTTAGATGGGATGAGGGATTGGGACTTAACCAGATTCACTCCAGATTCCTTGAAAAAAGAGTTAGGAAGTTTTGAAACACAAGTTTACAATAACCTGTTTGACCTTCAGGATGTCACGTCTTTAAATGATTACCTAACAAATAACTTTTCACGTCCTGATAAAGAATGCACTGAATACATTAGATGGTATACTAAGCTTAAAAATGCGGACTTTTGTTGGTCTGATACTGCTTTTGAGCAACTTAGGGATGCTTGGACCCATCCCACTTTTTTGCCTAAATCATCACTTGTTGTCCCTTTCGGTGATACTAATACTGAGAAAGATATAACGACCTCACGGTATCCTTACAAGGGTCTTTTTATTTCTGCAAAAGGAGCAAGAACGAGGCTTCATCGAGATCCATTTGGAAGCAATGCCATTCTCTGTCAGCTTTTTGGCGAAAAAGAGGTCATTTTATATGATCCTTCTCAAGCAGAGTATTTGATGTCAGGGCAGGATTTTGTAGATGTTAAAAAACCTGATCATTCCAGGTTCCCAAACTTCAAAAATGCATCCCCTAATTATCACCTGACTTTGAAACCAGGAGAGATCATTCTTTTTCCATCGGGCTGGTTTCATGATGTTACCTGTTTAACAGATAGCATCTCAATTACCTGGAATTTTCTATACCACACGGAGAAAGAAAGACTTATCGATTTTGTAAAAGAAAATCCCGCCGATGACCAGCTGGAAATCTTGTTTTTCTTCTTTTCGGATATGCTAGGTAAACATATCACGGTCAACGATTTACTTAAATTTCTCGAAAATTCAGAAATGGTCGAAGAGCAGCGAATTTCAATCTAAGCTTTATATAAAACGTTCTTTTTTTAATACTCACAAACACGATTAAACCAACATATGGGAAATCAAACAGCTTCCGTATTGGGCGATGACATTAAACTGCAGTTTGGAACTCAGCCCGGTTCCATGCCCGTTACGATATCACCAACTCAAAAAATTGATTTTATACAATGGGCCAAGTCCCATAAAGAGGATATCTCGGATATTTTGGCAAAACATGGGGCTATTCTTTTCACGGGCATGACTATTGGGGGTTCAAAAGAATTTAATGAAGTCTTTTCTGAGATTATTGGAGAACCACTCTCATATGTCAATCGAACCTCGCCACGAGATCAAGTCTATGAGAAGGTCTATACGTCTACGACTTATCCAAGCGATCAGCCGATCAATCTGCATACCGAAAATTCCTATTCGAAGACCTTTAATCGGATCATTGCATTTTTCTGTAATACACCAGCAGATAAAGGTGGAGAAACACCAATAGCAGATGAGAGAGAAGTTATGAAGCTTTTATCACCTGAAGAGCTTCAAACCTTTCGAGAAAAGGGAATAATGTACGAACGAAACATCATAGAGGGGGTCGGACTTGATTGGCAAACTACTTATCAAACAAGCGATAAAAATGTCCTTCATGACATTTTAGAGAAAAACGATATTTCCTATCAATGGGTTGATGACTATCATCTCAGGTTAAATTGGGTTTTACCTGCCTTTCAAATACATCCTGTCACGAAACAAGAGGTCTGGTTTAATCATATGTATTTCTATCATAAATCTCAGTATGATCCGGATGTTGTGGATTACTTTGGGGAACAAAGCCTGCCTTTTACTTCGTATTACGGAGATGGAACTGATATCGAAGAAGAAGTAGTCGCTAAGATTAAGGATTACTATACGAGAAAATCAGTTTTATATAAATGGAAAAAGGATGACATGCTCTTACTGGACAACATGCTTTTTTCACATGGAAGACAACCTTATGAAGGTGAGAGATCCATATTAGCAGCGATGGGTATATCCCAGGACTTTGTCAACTAAAACAGCCTAACTAAAATGCCCAATTACAACGGCCTTGAAGTGGCCATTATAGGTATGTCCGGCCAGTTTCCCGAGTCAAGGGATTTGCAAGAATTCTGGACAAATCTTTGTACATCTAAAGAATTGATCAAGTCTTTCAGTGAAGACGAACTGTTAGCTTTAGGCATGTCAATTGAAGACATTAATCAGCCTGGTTTTATTGGTTCACAAGGTAGTTTCGATCATCCCGAAAATTTCGACTATCAGTTTTTTGGTTATACCAGGCATGAGGCTGATCTAATGGATCCGCAAATCCGATTGCTTCATGAACACACATGGAAGGCGATTGAAGACTCAGGGGAGAAGATTTCATCGGATTCAAAAACCGGACTGTATTTGGCAGCTTCTGATAACTTGAATTGGCGCACTTATGCGGAACTATCGCCCAACTCGAATGTCGACCCTTTCTTTCTGAGCGAAATATCAAATAAGAACTTTGCCAGCACACTGATCGCTTATAAGTTGAATCTTAAAGGCCCATGTTACTATTTAGATACCGCATGTTCAAGCTCACTTGTTGCGACGCATCTGGCATGCCGAGCCCTTTTGATGAAAGAGTGCGATATCGCTGTTTCAGGAGGTGTGAGTATCTCTTCTACCGTCAGCAAAGGTTATAGCTACGTGCCAGGTGCCAAAGACTCGAGCGATGGACATTGCCGCTCATTTGACAAGGATTCCTCCGGAACTGTAAGTGGAGAAGGAGTAGGTGTGGTGGTACTCAAGCGACTACAAGAAGCGATTGAAGATGGGGATCATATTTATGCAGTAATTAAGTCCACAGCGGTCAACAATGACGGGAATCGTAAAGTAGGTTATACTGCCCCAAGTATTTTAGGGCAGTATGAATGCATCAAAAATGCCCAGCAAATAGGTAAAGTACCCTATGATACGATTAGTTATGTGGAAGCACACGGTACGGGAACCAAGCTGGGCGATCCCGTTGAGGTGGCCGCACTGAATAAAGCATTTAACCACGATACGTCACATTCATGCACGCTAGGTTCGGTTAAATCTAACCTTGGACATTTGGACGCAGCAGCCGGCGTTGCAGGGTTTATTAAAGTTGCTTTGATGCTGAAGAACAAAACAATCCCTCCAACGCTGCATTTTAACGAAGCCAATCCTGATATTGAGTTTGAGTCGGGTCCTTTCAAGGTAACTTCCGAGCTCAAAAATTGGAGCGAAAACAAGACCCCTTTGCGTGCTGGGGTCAGCTCTTTTGGAATTGGGGGGACGAATTCACATCTGATTTTGGAAGAAGCACCTATCCAAAAGTCCATAGCTTCGTCCAGGAGTCATTACACCTTGACTGTGTCGGGAAACTCCGTTGCTGCACTGAATCAAAATATTGAGAACCTTTCAGTCTGGTTAGGTCAACACTCAGATACTGAATTGGCAGATATCTCTCACACGCTAACATCGAGGAGAAAGTCTTTTCCTTATCGGAAAAGTGTGGTTTGTCAAAGTATAGGAGAGGCGGTGGAGAAGTTAGAGGCCCTTAAAAAAGAGCCCCCATCAACTCCTCTAACAAAAAATAAGCAGAATCATATTGTTTTTATGTTTCCAGGGCAAGGTTCACAACATAGAAATATGTGTGTGCAGCTCTACGAGCAGGAAGCGTATTTTCGTAAAGAAGTGGATCAGTGTTTTGATCACCTCAAGAGCCTGACAAAAAAAGATTTAAGATCTGTCGTTTTTTCTGATACAGAAACGCCAATCAATGAGCTGGAATATGCCATTCCCTTGAACTTTATTTTCGAGTATGCTCTTGCCAAATTGCTCATCAATTGGGGCATCAAGCCTAAGAGTATGATTGGGCATAGTGTAGGTGAATATGTTGCGGCATGCATAGGTGGAGTATTCAAATTTAAGGATGCGTTGTGGCTTGTTTTAAAGCGAGCTGAATTGATGCAATCCATGCCAACTGGGGCCATGCTGAGTATCTCTATATCTGAAAAAAACCTTACTCCTTATCTTTCCAATACGGACAAATTGTCATTGGCTGCTGTAAATAGTACCCAATCATGTGTTGTTTCAGGCCCTGTTGAAGTGATCGATCAGTTTCGGACAAAAATGGAAGAAAATGGCTTTTCAACGAAGCTTATTAAAACTTCACATGCAGCCCATTCTTTTATGATGGATGGTGTCTTAACTGATTTTGAAAACGCATTTGACCAGATCGAGATATCTGCTCAGCAGATTCCGATTATTTCAAACCTGACAGGCAAATCAGCGCTGGATGTTGAAATATCACAGCCAGGTTACTGGACCAGTCATTTGCGCCAAACAGTGCGTTTTTGCGATGGTATTGACACCTTATTGAACCAAAAAAATGCCCTATTCCTGGAAGTTGGGCCGGGTAAAACATTGAGCTCATTTGTCGGTGGAAATAGCAACAAAACAAACAACCAACCCATCATTAACTTTCTGGGCCACCCAAAGGACACAGCAAGCGATTTGGAACATGTCCTGAGTGGTGTTTCAAAACTATGGACGCTTGGCCTTGAGCCTGATTGGGATAAAATTTCAGAAAGTGAAAAACGAGCGGTTATACCGCTACCTACTTACGCTTTTGATCAGTTGAAATGCGTTTCTAATGTAGATGTTAGAAACATTTTATATAGAAGGCTTGGCTCAGGTACTGAGCGAATCAAGATGGATGACTGGTTTTATCGTCCCACATGGAAACTTGTCCCCAAACCACATGGACAAGAAGATTTACTGAATTGTTCTCTGGTTTTTCTAGACAAAGAGGATATTGGGGTTTTGATTGTAGAACAATTAAAAAATGAGGGTAAACAGGTCATTGTGGTTAAGGAAGGTGATGAGTTTATTCAGCATGATGATTCATTAAGTTTTATTTTAAACCCGAACAACGAAAAGGACTTTACCCGTCTGTTTGATTCGATATTAACAAGGAAATTAAGTCCACAAAGGATCATTTATTGTTGGGGATTATTATCGAAAGAACCTCAGGAGGAGCCTCTTCCTTTTACTGTTAATCAAACGTGTATTCCAGGGTTACTCAATTTTATAAAGACCTTGCCAGCAGAGATGACCTCAATAAGTGAGGTCACGGCAATCGTCAATGAACTACACGATATAGAAAGTACGAATCCTCAAATATCCGGTCCTGCAAAGTCGCTTATTGTGCCTATGTTAAAAGTTATAGGACAGGAGTTTCCAGGTATCAAAACTGGGTTAGTGGATATATCTACTAACCAACCTGAAGAGGATGACAGACTATATGCGGAGGTCATTCATGCAGAACCAGGTAAGGTGATTGCTCTTCGGAATGGGCTAAGGTTCAAACAGATATTTGATCCTATAAAAGTTCATCAGGAAGAAGTCACTGCTTTCAGACACGAAGGTGTTTATCTCATCACTGGAGGTCTGGGTGATTTTGGCTATAGAGTAGCTCAATTTCTTGGAGAAACTTATCATGCAAAACTTATTCTGTTAGGTAAATCCAAGCTTCCCGATAGAAGCCTTTGGGAAGGCATGATAGAAGATGGCAGCACTTCGGATTCTTTCAAAGAGAAATTAGTAAAAATGATGGCTCTTGAAAAATTGGAAAACCAGCCTGTCTATTTCGCATGTGATATTTCCTCCCAGACGGAGTTTAACGATATCTTAAAAGAAAGTGAGAAGATTTTCGGGAAACCCAATGGAGTCATTCATGCAGCAGGTATTGTAGGAGGGTCGACTTTTAAACCGCTTAGGGATTTGAGTGAAGATGATTTCAATCGTCAGTTTGCTCCAAAAATTTCAGGTCTGATTTCTTTGAAAGAATCTCTCAAAGATTACGATTTGGACTTTTGTATCCTGACCTCATCAATATCCTCTATTTTGGGAGGTTTAGGGTTTGCGGCATATGCTGCTGCAAACACGTTTCTGGATTATTTCGTCGCGTCGAATAGATCACAAGGAAAACTTCGTTCTTGGATCTCGGTCAACTTCGATAGTTTAGAGCGTGAGAGTTTACACAAGAAAGAAATTTCCGGTTTGCTCCAAAAGCTGATTTCCTTGAAAGATAATCCACAAGTTGTGGTTTCCTACACCAACCTGGGATTACAAATGGATAAGTGGGTAGATAAGGCCA belongs to Cytophagales bacterium and includes:
- a CDS encoding amino acid adenylation domain-containing protein, whose amino-acid sequence is MELTLTLPQQDIFYEQILYPGEPTHNIGAKIEIKGVLNTSTLQSAYVEMLDQNDAFRMVFNRKNHRIQSGILIDHMSELKLLDFSTFEDPEQSAHQFMQSEFSLPMDILSGKLLHKFILIKIGKQLHYLFSVYNHIITDGWGTSLMFQRLVSNYNELLEHKRVVSKYPFSYKDFIADDKSYEDSNNYRSDKDYWVKRFDPLPESLLEKTNATETHAASTRKELYVERNQFNRIGELAKEWRISSFHLMLSVLFTYLGRRYGKEDISIGLPTLNRNKAIFKKTVGLFMGITPLRMKLDFEESIPELAVRIKDQLRIDYRYQRFPLGRLLQELNCLEDRQRLFNITLSYEKHNYASQFTETRTTVMPLSHGSERVALAIYIREFDDEKDVRIDFDYNTSFFTPDDIHFLAGHFEKILHGVIEAPGRPAKDVIYITKEEQKIFDESNKTDQKFPDRITLLDLIKGNAKDLPANSAVRDSERSLAFLELERISNQIANFLTIEKSNGNINQPYVGLLLERDSATLAIILGIFKAGMSYIPIDTNMPELRVRAVLEESLLDYLIVTESAKLDAPGVSQMPVKRLLRQSQQHSEEVIFKIERSDIAYIIYTSGSTGRPKGVKISHGALVNLLLSMKERPGFDQTDVLFAVSTYSFDISILEFFLPLIAGGTVYIASKSELNDPKKLIGTLEAVKPSVIQGTPSFFQFLINAGWKGDSGLTILCGGDRLSKELAHVLIPICSKLWNMYGPTETTIWSSVHRVSFADQSLIIGKPIANTQFYILDSYQTQAPVTTWGNLYIGGDGISDGYFNNERLTKSKFISNPFKKGSTLYDTGDIARWRIDGSVEFLGRQDGQIKIRGYRIESAEIETKLVAISEISQAIVVASKDGNSETVLVAYVISNDTCDPVDIKRSLQRELPDYMVPSVIKQVEAFPQTHNNKIDRVSLSKIPLVNAPKEATYLAPTTPLDLTIQQYWKEVLGTDHSMSLDVNFFQLGGHSLNAVKLIHLINKNLSVSLELGEVFKYPTIAQIVKRIEENLSSNSTSQIPIADDFTYYPLTPAQYEIWLASQSSDMSIAYNLAAAFYVDGALSMNRIAKTFDSLVKRHEILRTNFLERNGTTFMHFADEEVVSPEYSSVTLEQSEVQRELNNFVNTEFDLEHDLLIKFMIIHVKGGQPVIAFCSHHTILDGWSLELLTKDFMHLYDADSDMPSLPGKSNEIQFKDYSQWMLNHLRNQDVSTFWKKYLEGYEFKPSIQRNQDSITQASTGEVLSFTIQGDDYIHMKSLVATYKITTHTLLISVLVMCIKAKSQHRDFCLGIINSGRAYSQTTNLIGMLVKTIILRVGIKDDQSLMELFEDIQENVLLIAKHPDLPTTINKNKMIDLLVTYQDRETNFLESLHMNNTTFHPLDIQLNHSKFPLVVNFDELESSLKVTISYDIKLYAKDSVQSIQSTFEQIVKLIEGDGDQLIAEIVEENGSISEELTIDFDF
- a CDS encoding cupin-like domain-containing protein, with the translated sequence MTIDKVENLSETDFIDSYLASNKPVIVLDGMRDWDLTRFTPDSLKKELGSFETQVYNNLFDLQDVTSLNDYLTNNFSRPDKECTEYIRWYTKLKNADFCWSDTAFEQLRDAWTHPTFLPKSSLVVPFGDTNTEKDITTSRYPYKGLFISAKGARTRLHRDPFGSNAILCQLFGEKEVILYDPSQAEYLMSGQDFVDVKKPDHSRFPNFKNASPNYHLTLKPGEIILFPSGWFHDVTCLTDSISITWNFLYHTEKERLIDFVKENPADDQLEILFFFFSDMLGKHITVNDLLKFLENSEMVEEQRISI
- a CDS encoding TauD/TfdA family dioxygenase gives rise to the protein MGNQTASVLGDDIKLQFGTQPGSMPVTISPTQKIDFIQWAKSHKEDISDILAKHGAILFTGMTIGGSKEFNEVFSEIIGEPLSYVNRTSPRDQVYEKVYTSTTYPSDQPINLHTENSYSKTFNRIIAFFCNTPADKGGETPIADEREVMKLLSPEELQTFREKGIMYERNIIEGVGLDWQTTYQTSDKNVLHDILEKNDISYQWVDDYHLRLNWVLPAFQIHPVTKQEVWFNHMYFYHKSQYDPDVVDYFGEQSLPFTSYYGDGTDIEEEVVAKIKDYYTRKSVLYKWKKDDMLLLDNMLFSHGRQPYEGERSILAAMGISQDFVN
- a CDS encoding type I polyketide synthase: MPNYNGLEVAIIGMSGQFPESRDLQEFWTNLCTSKELIKSFSEDELLALGMSIEDINQPGFIGSQGSFDHPENFDYQFFGYTRHEADLMDPQIRLLHEHTWKAIEDSGEKISSDSKTGLYLAASDNLNWRTYAELSPNSNVDPFFLSEISNKNFASTLIAYKLNLKGPCYYLDTACSSSLVATHLACRALLMKECDIAVSGGVSISSTVSKGYSYVPGAKDSSDGHCRSFDKDSSGTVSGEGVGVVVLKRLQEAIEDGDHIYAVIKSTAVNNDGNRKVGYTAPSILGQYECIKNAQQIGKVPYDTISYVEAHGTGTKLGDPVEVAALNKAFNHDTSHSCTLGSVKSNLGHLDAAAGVAGFIKVALMLKNKTIPPTLHFNEANPDIEFESGPFKVTSELKNWSENKTPLRAGVSSFGIGGTNSHLILEEAPIQKSIASSRSHYTLTVSGNSVAALNQNIENLSVWLGQHSDTELADISHTLTSRRKSFPYRKSVVCQSIGEAVEKLEALKKEPPSTPLTKNKQNHIVFMFPGQGSQHRNMCVQLYEQEAYFRKEVDQCFDHLKSLTKKDLRSVVFSDTETPINELEYAIPLNFIFEYALAKLLINWGIKPKSMIGHSVGEYVAACIGGVFKFKDALWLVLKRAELMQSMPTGAMLSISISEKNLTPYLSNTDKLSLAAVNSTQSCVVSGPVEVIDQFRTKMEENGFSTKLIKTSHAAHSFMMDGVLTDFENAFDQIEISAQQIPIISNLTGKSALDVEISQPGYWTSHLRQTVRFCDGIDTLLNQKNALFLEVGPGKTLSSFVGGNSNKTNNQPIINFLGHPKDTASDLEHVLSGVSKLWTLGLEPDWDKISESEKRAVIPLPTYAFDQLKCVSNVDVRNILYRRLGSGTERIKMDDWFYRPTWKLVPKPHGQEDLLNCSLVFLDKEDIGVLIVEQLKNEGKQVIVVKEGDEFIQHDDSLSFILNPNNEKDFTRLFDSILTRKLSPQRIIYCWGLLSKEPQEEPLPFTVNQTCIPGLLNFIKTLPAEMTSISEVTAIVNELHDIESTNPQISGPAKSLIVPMLKVIGQEFPGIKTGLVDISTNQPEEDDRLYAEVIHAEPGKVIALRNGLRFKQIFDPIKVHQEEVTAFRHEGVYLITGGLGDFGYRVAQFLGETYHAKLILLGKSKLPDRSLWEGMIEDGSTSDSFKEKLVKMMALEKLENQPVYFACDISSQTEFNDILKESEKIFGKPNGVIHAAGIVGGSTFKPLRDLSEDDFNRQFAPKISGLISLKESLKDYDLDFCILTSSISSILGGLGFAAYAAANTFLDYFVASNRSQGKLRSWISVNFDSLERESLHKKEISGLLQKLISLKDNPQVVVSYTNLGLQMDKWVDKATDDEDDLSLDAGFEDQTMSYLDHLTDEEKSVLAIWRSFFGRKDITLDTDFFEIGGDSLKAVHIANKISKLINVNVGPTDILVNPSVSKLTTLIESRQNSENADDKVDDTYELII